The proteins below are encoded in one region of Acidobacteriota bacterium:
- a CDS encoding ABC transporter substrate-binding protein — MRTALRRGMLVALCAYVLAVGGCRRGDVAHDPALVVGIAVGPTNLDPRIGSDEASQRVHQLLYASLVRLDDALQVVPEVAERLEARDDRTYVARLRPGVRFHDGSALDAEDVAYTFRSFLDASFLSPRKGAYAQLAAVDVEDPLTVVFRLKEPFASFPVNLVMGIVPRDTPAGAPARIGAGPYRFVRLQSDDRVELAANAEYFEGPPRNAGIVLRVIPDDTMRGLELRTGAIDLVVNDLVPDIVRALQREGRMQVVTAPGLDFSYVGINLRDPLLADPRVRRALALGIDISAIVSHLRRDLAVPATGIIPSWAYPADMAPLPHDPDAARRLLDEAGYPDPDGNGPLPRFTVSLKTSTAEFVRLQAAVIQQDLARIGVAVDVRTHEFATLYADVLKGRFQLFTLQWVGVTDPDMLRRVFHSTQMPPAGFNRGFFSDPRVDALIDQATTTTDPGVRRGLYIEAQRRITAATPYVSLWTKVNVAVAQPWIHGVHLTPQASFATLRDVTKSPR; from the coding sequence ATGCGCACGGCGCTGCGCCGCGGCATGCTGGTGGCGCTGTGCGCGTACGTGCTCGCGGTCGGTGGATGCCGGCGCGGTGACGTCGCGCACGATCCGGCGCTCGTGGTCGGGATCGCCGTCGGGCCGACCAATCTCGATCCCCGCATCGGGAGCGACGAGGCCAGCCAGCGCGTCCACCAGCTCCTCTACGCCTCGCTCGTCCGCCTGGACGATGCGTTGCAGGTGGTGCCGGAGGTGGCCGAACGCCTGGAGGCGCGCGACGACAGGACGTATGTGGCGCGACTGCGTCCCGGCGTCCGTTTCCACGACGGCTCCGCGCTCGATGCCGAAGACGTCGCCTACACGTTCCGCAGCTTCCTCGACGCGTCGTTCCTGTCGCCGCGCAAGGGCGCCTACGCGCAACTGGCGGCCGTCGATGTCGAGGATCCGCTGACGGTGGTGTTCCGTCTGAAGGAGCCCTTCGCGTCGTTCCCCGTCAACCTCGTGATGGGGATCGTGCCGAGAGATACGCCGGCCGGCGCGCCCGCGCGCATCGGCGCTGGGCCGTACCGCTTCGTACGCCTGCAGTCGGACGATCGCGTCGAACTGGCCGCCAACGCCGAGTACTTCGAGGGGCCGCCCCGCAACGCCGGCATCGTCCTGCGCGTGATTCCCGACGACACCATGCGCGGGCTCGAGCTGCGTACCGGTGCGATCGATCTCGTCGTCAACGACCTCGTCCCGGACATCGTGCGCGCGCTGCAGCGTGAGGGGCGCATGCAGGTGGTGACAGCGCCGGGGCTCGACTTCTCGTACGTCGGCATCAACTTGCGCGATCCGCTGCTCGCCGACCCGCGCGTGAGACGGGCGCTCGCGCTGGGCATCGACATCTCGGCCATCGTGTCGCACCTGCGCCGCGACCTGGCCGTTCCGGCGACGGGGATCATTCCGTCCTGGGCGTATCCGGCAGACATGGCACCCCTGCCCCACGATCCGGATGCCGCACGACGGTTGCTCGACGAGGCGGGGTATCCGGATCCGGACGGGAACGGGCCCCTCCCGCGGTTCACCGTCTCGCTGAAGACGTCCACGGCGGAGTTCGTGCGCCTGCAGGCGGCCGTCATCCAGCAGGACCTCGCCCGTATCGGCGTGGCTGTCGACGTCAGGACGCACGAGTTCGCCACGCTGTACGCCGACGTCCTGAAGGGACGCTTCCAGTTGTTCACGCTGCAATGGGTCGGCGTGACCGACCCCGACATGCTGCGGCGCGTGTTCCACTCCACACAGATGCCTCCGGCCGGCTTCAATCGCGGCTTCTTCAGCGATCCACGCGTCGATGCGCTGATCGACCAGGCCACGACGACCACCGATCCCGGGGTGCGGAGAGGGCTGTACATCGAGGCGCAGCGGCGCATCACGGCCGCCACGCCCTACGTGAGCCTCTGGACGAAGGTGAACGTCGCCGTCGCGCAGCCATGGATCCACGGCGTGCATCTCACGCCGCAGGCCAGTTTCGCCACGCTGCGAGACGTCACCAAGTCGCCGCGCTGA
- a CDS encoding alpha/beta hydrolase, with the protein MSIASPMVATRVGADGPGVRHLVMLHGIYGRGRNWLAVARTLVEQRPDWCCWLADLRHHGDALRSADAGTIEQMAEDIETWGTAEGVTPDALLGHSFGGKVALAYARLAHARALQTWVIDSTPDAKAPSGSAWAMLGVVRGLPDSFASRQDAIAGIEAGGFDTAVAQWMSTNLAQRDGRYRWTLDFDVMATLLDAFFATSYWDVLDPGSAVHDIHVLKATRSSVISSEAVARLERLQRHPVAGHARVHLHAREGGHWIHAESPQMVVSLLAESLPRS; encoded by the coding sequence ATGAGCATCGCGTCACCGATGGTCGCCACACGCGTGGGCGCCGATGGGCCCGGCGTCAGGCACCTGGTCATGCTGCACGGCATCTACGGGCGCGGGCGCAACTGGCTCGCCGTCGCGCGAACGCTCGTGGAGCAGCGGCCCGACTGGTGCTGCTGGCTGGCCGACCTGCGCCATCACGGCGACGCGCTGCGGAGTGCCGACGCCGGCACGATCGAGCAGATGGCCGAGGACATCGAGACGTGGGGGACTGCCGAAGGCGTGACGCCAGACGCGCTCCTCGGGCATTCCTTCGGCGGCAAGGTGGCGCTCGCGTATGCGCGGCTCGCGCACGCCCGCGCGCTGCAGACATGGGTCATCGACTCGACGCCCGATGCGAAGGCGCCGTCGGGCAGCGCCTGGGCCATGCTCGGTGTCGTGCGCGGCCTGCCCGACAGCTTCGCGTCGAGGCAGGACGCCATCGCGGGGATCGAGGCCGGCGGCTTCGATACCGCCGTCGCGCAATGGATGTCGACCAATCTGGCGCAACGCGACGGCCGCTATCGCTGGACACTCGACTTCGACGTCATGGCGACGCTGCTCGACGCGTTCTTCGCGACGTCGTACTGGGACGTCCTCGACCCGGGCTCGGCCGTGCACGACATCCACGTGCTCAAGGCCACGCGGTCGTCGGTGATCTCGTCTGAGGCTGTCGCGCGCCTGGAACGACTGCAACGGCATCCCGTCGCGGGACATGCCCGCGTACACCTCCACGCGCGTGAAGGCGGGCACTGGATCCATGCGGAGTCGCCGCAGATGGTCGTGTCGCTGCTGGCGGAATCCCTGCCGCGATCCTGA
- a CDS encoding DUF72 domain-containing protein: protein MPADDQLSLFDFTPSTRTRHDGTVDVESDWPADVRSLGERIPPGVRFGTSSWSFPGWAGIVYRRPRAQTDLARDGLREYARYPLFGTVGIDRSYYAPLTNEDLKRYASQLPTGFPCCAKVPAMYASPVLPGSAHGATAVPNPDFLSADGFLRDVIQPFALHFRGHTGPFVLEIPPVPHEARLDPQAFADRLGAFLQSVPSPFPMSVELRDSRLLTPAYASVLRETGAVHVLNYWSAMPRPGEQAASVDLDAAPHRVIRLLLRPGTRYETRREDCRPFNRIVDPDEPLRRDVTRLIIEALRREQPVYVLVNNKAEGSAPLTIRALADRVVAELDRESLVDTTAATPDPVNT, encoded by the coding sequence GTGCCAGCCGACGATCAGCTCTCGCTCTTCGACTTCACGCCGTCCACGCGCACGCGACACGACGGCACTGTCGACGTCGAGAGCGACTGGCCGGCCGACGTTCGCTCGCTCGGAGAACGCATTCCGCCCGGCGTCAGATTCGGGACGAGCAGCTGGAGCTTCCCGGGCTGGGCCGGCATCGTGTATCGGCGTCCACGCGCGCAGACCGATCTGGCGCGCGATGGCCTTCGTGAGTACGCGCGCTACCCACTCTTCGGCACCGTCGGCATCGATCGCAGCTACTACGCTCCGCTGACCAACGAAGACCTGAAGCGCTACGCGAGCCAGTTGCCCACAGGCTTCCCATGCTGCGCGAAAGTGCCGGCGATGTACGCCTCTCCGGTGTTACCCGGCAGCGCTCACGGTGCGACAGCCGTACCCAATCCGGACTTTCTCTCCGCCGACGGTTTCCTGCGCGACGTCATCCAGCCGTTCGCGCTCCACTTTCGCGGTCATACGGGGCCGTTCGTGCTGGAGATTCCTCCTGTGCCGCACGAGGCACGGCTCGATCCGCAGGCGTTCGCCGATCGGCTCGGTGCGTTCCTTCAGTCGGTGCCCTCGCCGTTCCCCATGTCCGTGGAGCTCCGCGACAGCCGGCTGCTCACGCCCGCGTACGCGTCGGTACTGCGCGAGACGGGTGCGGTGCACGTGCTCAACTACTGGTCGGCGATGCCCAGGCCGGGCGAGCAGGCAGCGTCAGTCGATCTCGACGCTGCGCCGCATCGCGTGATCCGTCTCCTGTTGCGCCCGGGGACGCGCTACGAGACGCGTCGCGAGGATTGCCGGCCGTTCAACAGGATCGTCGACCCCGACGAGCCGCTCCGGCGCGACGTGACACGACTCATCATCGAGGCCCTTCGACGCGAACAACCGGTCTACGTACTGGTCAACAACAAGGCCGAAGGCTCCGCACCGCTCACGATTCGCGCGCTCGCCGATCGCGTGGTGGCGGAACTCGATCGAGAGTCACTGGTCGACACCACGGCGGCGACGCCAGATCCGGTCAACACGTAA